Proteins from one Homalodisca vitripennis isolate AUS2020 chromosome 3, UT_GWSS_2.1, whole genome shotgun sequence genomic window:
- the LOC124356789 gene encoding uncharacterized protein LOC124356789: MYKTVRQGENSLQYHILPQDDVGSGHVMKRRRSTRHRTAFILVITLILGCAIVAAAVLIPVLMASNVVTLPARFQTFAVAASSVNMKAHGKYTLQGAQYIALLPVKDPLGHFNAYQIKPSILTTTTTTTTTTTTPKPTTTMTTASPLTTEVFRIKDTKESGLRGVRTENNDPHRPHDSTILTSRGELHRPRWMPNPYMPWVEHKGGALMLSLGVALVMLLATATLGLCLYLRRRAFNTRRDVERDKGTLLAEVSGDED; encoded by the exons ATGTACAAGACAGTGCGTCAAGGCGAGAACTCCCTCCAGTACCACATCCTTCCGCAGGATGACGTCGGTTCTGGCCACGTGATGAAGCGCAGGCGCTCCACACGCCACCGGACCGCGTTCATCCTGGTGATCACGCTGATCCTGGGATGTGCCATCGTCGCCGCGGCTGTGCTGATCCCCGTGCTGATGGCCTCTAATGTGGTGACTCTCCCCGCGAGGTTCCAGACATTCGCCGTAGCCGCTTCTAGCGTCAACATGAAAGCCCACGGCAAGTACACTCTGCAAGGCGCCCAGTACATCGCCTTGCTGCCGGTCAAGGACCCCCTCGGTCACTTTAACGCATATCAAATCAAACCTTCCATCCTGACCACGACAACCACGACCACGACTACGACCACGACACCCAAGCCGACTACGACCATGACGACTGCAAGTCCTCTAACGACGGAGGTGTTCAGGATAAAAGACACGAAAGAGAGTGGTCTGCGAGGGGTGAGGACGGAGAACAACGACCCTCACAGACCACACGATAGCACCATTTTGACATCAAGAGGGGAGCTGCATCGACCACGGTGGATGCCAAATCCCTACATGCCTTGGGTG GAACACAAGGGCGGCGCCCTGATGTTAAGTTTGGGGGTGGCTCTGGTAATGCTGCTAGCTACCGCTACTTTAGGGTTGTGCCTTTACCTCCGGCGACGGGCGTTCAACACAAGG AGAGATGTGGAACGAGACAAGGGCACCCTCCTGGCTGAGGTGTCAGGTGACGAAGACTGA